A section of the Lepus europaeus isolate LE1 chromosome 19, mLepTim1.pri, whole genome shotgun sequence genome encodes:
- the LOC133748720 gene encoding vomeronasal type-1 receptor 4-like, giving the protein MITEDLTTGMIFLFQTVSGTLGNFSLLSHYLHLYFTGCKFRPTDLIIKHLTVANCLVILSRGVPQTMAALGMKHFLSDTGCKLVFYVQRVSTDVSTGTTCLLSISQAITISPRNTRWAELKTKALKYFWFCNILCWTLNLILNATVPVYMTGKSNDNNTTKKTDYGYCHSVNPGKVTESLYVALIFFRNILFVGFMLWASSFMIFTLYRHKQQVQYIHRTNVTSKSSPESRATHSILVLVSTFVSLSTLSSILHSCLTVLSNRSMWLVNTSALVAGSFPAVSPYILMSHDSRVPRLCCAHTRNTESPTWHECVNFRCIHNG; this is encoded by the coding sequence ATGATCACCGAAGATTTGACAACAGGGATGATCTTCTTATTTCAAACTGTCTCTGGAACCCTGGggaatttctctcttctttcccattATCTCCACCTCTACTTCACAGGATGCAAGTTCAGGCCCACAGATTTGATCATCAAACACCTGACTGTAGCCAACTGCTTAGTCATTCTCTCTAGAGGAGTTCCTCAAACCATGGCAGCTTTGGGCATGAAGCATTTCCTCAGTGATACTGGGTGCAAGCTTGTGTTCTATGTGCAGAGAGTGAGCACGGATGTGTCCACTGGCACCACCTGCTTGTTGAGTATCTCCCAGGCTATCACCATCAGTCCCAGGAACACCAGATGGGCAGAGCTTAAAACAAAAGCTCTCAAATACTTCTGGTTCTGCAATATCCTCTGCTGGACGCTGAACCTGATACTAAATGCCACGGTGCCTGTGTATATGACTGGGAAAAGTAATGACAATAATACTACAAAGAAAACTGATTATGGCTACTGTCATTCTGTGAATCCTGGCAAAGTCACAGAGTCCCTGTATGTAGCCCTGATATTTTTCCGAAATATTCTCTTTGTGGGCTTCATGCTGTGGGCCAGCAGTTTCATGATTTTCACCCTGTACAGGCACAAGCAGCAGGTCCAATATATCCATAGGACCAACGTCACCTCCAAGTCCTCCCCAGAGTCCAGAGCCACCCACAGCATCCTCGTCCTGGTGAGCACCTTTGTGTCTTTGAGCACTCTCTCCTCCATCCTTCACAGTTGCTTGACTGTTTTAAGCAATCGCAGCATGTGGCTGGTGAACACCTCTGCACTAGTTGCTGGGAGTTTCCCAGCTGTGAGCCCCTACATTCTCATGAGCCATGACTCCAGAGTGCCCAGGCTCTGCTGTGCCCACACAAGAAATACAGAATCCCCTACATGGCATGAGTGTGTAAATTTTAGGTGTATTCACAATGGTTAG